GCAAACCTGATAAATCGACATCATTCTGTTACGGTTCAAATCGATTTCCTACGACTGAGATTGGTCGGGGAAGTTAGTCAATGTCCAACAGGGGATAACAGACTTCAATGGCAGACGCGAAGAGGCATTTGACCGCATGAAACACGATGCACAGACAACCTCGTGGTGGTCGATCGGCGAATGGCGCCTCGGCTGGAAGGTTATCGCAGTTTTCGCGGTTCCGATGCTCGTCGCCGTCCTGTTCGGTGGCCTCCGGATCCAGAGCGAACTGACCGACGCCGCGGACCTCAATACATCGGCCGAACGCACATTCGCCGTTCCTGCGGCACTTCGGCTGGAACAAGCTCTCAAGGCAGTGACAGTCGCGGCCTCCTCCGGTGCCGACACCGGCACAGCCACCGCTCGAGCCACAACCGCACTGCAGGAATTCGGTGTTGCGGCAAACGTGTTCCGAACCGACGCATCGCTCAGCAACCTGGTCGACAAGGCCATGCAGGACAGCCGCGCGCTCATCGACGAGGTTCCAACCAGCCCCGAGCGGCCCATCCAACTGGTCGCGCGCTACAGCCAGGTGTCGACCGAGCTCTGGATTCCGTTCGCCGATCTGTTGAGCAAATCCGAGCTACCACTTCTGCGTGAGCGTGGTGCCGAGTTGACGCCTCTGTGGGGTGCCCGTCGAACGCTCGCCAATCAGCACATTCTGTACGGCACCGGTGACCTGGATCCGCAGATGCGAACCATTTTCGCTTCCACTGCCGGCGCAGAACTTGCCAGCCTCGGTGGACTCATTCCACTGGCCGTGCCTGGTGGAGTGCTGCCGCCAACCGGAACGGCCGGTGGAGAAGATCCTATGGCCGGGCTGAACTCTCTGAAAGCGTCCACACAGGGCCGTCTCGGCGCGATCGGTGCCACGCCCTCGACGTCCCCTTTGAGCAGGGAGATCGGCCTCGGGCTCCAAGCCAGTAGCGATCAGTACGACGCCATCACAGATGCCGCAATCGCCCGATTCGTCCCCACCGTGATCGCCGAAACCAGCGCCGCCCAATCCGCAGCGCTTCGAGATGCCGCGCTGGTCGTCGGCACCGTCCTCGCAGCCCTCGTCCTCGCACTCGTCATCAGTCGCTCGCTGGTCGAACCTATCCAGCGCCTACGTTTCGCCGCGCTCACAGCAGCACGCCATGGACTCCCCGAGGCGATCGAAAGAATCCGCGCCGGCGAGCGAATAGTCGACCTCGAGATACCTCGTGTACCTGTAGAGACACACGAGGAGATCGGGCAACTCGCACGCGCAGTCGACGACATGCATGGGCAGGCGATTACGTTGGCCGGCGAGCAGGCAACTCTCCGCCGCCAGGTCAACGACATGTTCGAGACGCTTTCCCGTCGAAACAAGTCCCTCGTCGAGCAACAGCTCGTGCTCATCGAGCAACTCGAAAAGGACGAAGACGACCCGAATCGCCTCGAGAATCTCTTCCGCCTCGATCACATCGCCGCCCGAATGCGACGAAACAGCGATAATCTCCTCATCCTTTCCGGCAACGAGGGACGACGCGCACGAACCGCACCGATCGCTCTTGCCGACGCTCTACGCGCCTCAGCTTCCGGAGTCGAGGACTACCTGCGTGTCGAACTCGGACAAATTCTGTCTGCAGTCGTCAGTGGCCAGGCAAGTGCAGACGTAGTGCACCTCGTCACCGAACTCCTCGACAACGCCCTGCGCTACTCACCGCCCGAAACAACGGTGACGATCGACGCCGCACGCACCAACGACGGTTCCGTGCTCGTAGAAATTACCGACCTCGGTATCGGAATGTCTCCGGACGACTTACTCGACGCCAACAGACGCCTCTCTTCCGGCGGCGAGATGAGCCCCGACACCGCCCGCCACATGGGACTGTTCGTCGTCAGTCGCATCAGTAGTCGATACGGTATTTCGGTACGTCTACGTCCGTCGGCAGGCATATCCGATCGCAGTGGCATCACTGCGATGGTTCATCTGCCGATTGCACTTCTCGAGGCGTCACGCGACACGGCGATCAGAACGTCGACGGCCGCACTTGCCTCTCAGGCTCGCGCAGCATCGCCGGTCCAGTCTGTTGCGGCGGGTGCACCTACATCGAGTCAGGGTGCACTCCCCTACCAGGCAGCAAGCGTCCACAACGCCGAAGCTGCGGTGGCATCGGGGAACTGGCTACCCCATCGTCAGTCTCCACAGCCTGTTGCTACCACCATGCCGCCAGCTTTTTCAGCTGCGCCCGCCGCGTTTGCTTCGCAGGCCAGCCCCGTCGCGCTTCCCATGGTGAACGGACTCCCACGCCGTACCCCCGGAAGCAGTGGGGTACCCGGTACCGCCAATGCCTTTACGACCCAACCGATAGCTCCGCCGCCACCCACGCCGGAAATTGCTGTCGCTCAACCGGATACAGGCGAGTTCCCCGCCGCTAGGCCTATGCCGAGAGCCCCGTTCGGCGCTCCGAACCCGAACGTCACAGCGGCGTTCTTCTCGTCCCGGCCGCGCGACTCGACACCGCGTCGCATCCCGACTCCACCGCGCGAAACGACACCACCACGCGACTGGACTCCGCCCCGGGACCCGACCCCACCGCGCGAAACGACACCACCACGCGACTGGACTCCGCCCCGGGACCCGACCCCACCGCGCGAAACGACACCACCACGCGACTGGACTCCACCCCGGGACCCGACCCCACCGCGCGAAACGACACCACCACGCGACTGGACTCCGCCCCGGGACCCGACTCCACCACCCGCGGGCGTCTTCAGCGCGAACGCTCCCGAGGCTGGGTCCGACGTTCGACCGCCTGCATCGCCGATCTTTGCCGGGATGGTGTCGGAGTGGCTGATCGACCCGACGGACGACAAGACCGGTGCCACAAACGGAAGCATCTGGACAACCGAAGCGGACGAGGGATGGGTTGCCGCTCACGCGTCGACGGACAGACCCTCCAGCAAGATGGCCGATTCGGGGCTCCCGATCCGGGACCGCGGTGCGCGGCTGGTTCCCGGGGCTGTCAAGCCCACTAATGGCTCTACCCGTTCCGGATCCCACCGGCAGCGAGTCGACCCGGAAACGATCAGACGCGGGTGGAGTGACTACCAATCCGGCCTCAGCCGGGGACGCCGGCACATCAGCAGTGAGAACAACACAGCCTTGCACTCGATAACGCATGTGCAGAATGACGAAGGAGAACAGTGAATTCTGTCGGAGCCCCAGAAACTCCTCGCGCACTCGACTGGTTGGTGTCGGGTTTTGCACGCGACGTTCCGGGAGTAAGCCACGCCATCATCGTCTCTGCCGACGGACTGTTGAGCGCGGCGAGCTCACACCTTCCTCTCGATCGCGCGGACCAGTTGGCGGCCGTGACCTCTGGACTCGCCAGTCTCTCCGCGGGTGCGTCTCGGCTGTTCGACGGCGGAGCAGTTCTGCAATCGGTGGTCGAGATGGAAAACGGCTACCTCCTCCTCATGGGCGTCGGAAGTGGCGCCTATCTTGCAGCGCTTGCCGTAGCGGGATGCGACATCGGTCAGATCGGATTCGAAATGGTCACGCTGGTCGATCGAGTCGGAACGACCATGGACATCGCTCCTAGATCAGGTCGGGATACCTGACTTCGATGCCACAAAACTACTCCGAGCACGCTGATCCTGAACCGAGTCTCGTTCGCTCGTACGCCATCACCGAAGGTAGGACGAAGCCGTCCATCGACCTTCCGCTCGAAGCGATCGTCGCAACTGTAGAGGATGTCATCGCCAGCGGCCTGGCGCCCGAAGACATTCGTTCGTCGATTGTTGCGCTCTGCGGGCAGCGCATCTCGATTGCGGAAATCGGAGCATATCTCGGTGTACCGATCGGGGTGGCTCGGGTTCTGGTGGCGGATCTTGTAGTCAGCGGGGCATTGAAAGTGCAAGCCACTCTGCGAAGCGATGCGACTGCGGTCGAGCGCCGCGAATTGATCGAAAGGACCCTCCGTGGACTTCGGCAACTCTGACGCGCCGTCTCGCGTCACGTCGACAAAGATCGTGATCGCCGGAGGATTCGGCGTAGGTAAGACCACCCTTGTCGGGACGGTCTCCGAAATCGTCCCCTTGCGCACCGAAGCGATGGTGACCGACGCCAGCGACGGCATCGATCACCTCAGCTCGACACCGAACAAAGAGACAACGACAGTCGCGATGGATTTCGGCCGTATCTCACTCGCCGATGACCTGGTTCTCTACCTGTTCGGCACACCCGGCCAGCGGCGATTCTGGTTCATGTGGGACGACCTCATCACGGGTGCGATCGGCGCGGTCATCCTTGTCGACACGCGCCGCCTAGAAGACAGTTTCGCTGCTGTCGACTTCTTCGAAGCCCGTGGTTTGCCGTTCATCGTGGCAGTCAACCGATTCGACGATGCGCCCGTACATGCAACGAATGACCTCCGTCAGGCTCTCGCGCTGTCCGACCACGTACCGATGATCGACATCGACGCGCGTAACCGAGAATCGTCGAAGCAGGCCTTGATCACGATCACCGAATACGCACTCGAACGTATCGCGGCGACAGCATCCCTCTGACACCGAATACAACGAACCTAAGGAACTGGCATGTCGGATGAAATGAACCATTTCTCCATGGGGCTCTGGCTGCTCGGGTTGGCGTTCGCGGTTGCAGTCTCGGGATCGGTCATCGGTTTGGCGTGTGCCCGACACGGCATGGCGACTACTCGTCCTGCGGTGCGAATGCGCTGGTTTTTCATGGGGGCATTGTCCATCGGTGGTGTAGGTATCTGGTTGATGCACTTCGTCGCGATGCTCGGGTTTGCGGTACCCGGCAGTCCCCTTCGCTACAGTCTGACGTGGACGATCATCTCGGCTGTCATTGCCGTGATCGTGGTCTTTGCCGGCTTGTACGTGCTCGGAACCGAGTTCAATTGGTCGAGACTCCTAGCCTCCGGCTTCCTCATCGGCATGGCGATCAGCGTCATGCACTACACGGGCATGCAAGCCTTGCAGTTTCAGGGCCAGATCAACTACAACTCGCTCTTCGTCGTGCTCTCATTCGTGATCGGTGTTGTCGGCGCCACGGCTGCATTGTGGTTCACGATGGTGATGGGATCCACCACCCTGCGATTGATCGCCGGTCCGGTCATGGGCCTCGCCGTAGTCGGCATGCACTACACCGGAATGGCCGCAGTGGAACTCGTCAGCGACACGTCCGCATCCGCACCCGTCGGACTTGCGTTGTTCCCGTTCATCTTTCCAGTCTTCGTCCTCGGACTTCTCGCATTGGCAGTGCCGATCGTCGCTGTCCTGACAGTTCGCGACCGCGAGATCGCCCGCATGGACGCCACTTCAGACGACCTCGCTGACGAAGCACGAGAGTTCGCTGACCAGTAGGTCTCGACCATTGATCGCGGAGCTCGCCGTGCCGGTGAAAGCATGGGCCGAAACGTTCTCGATCGCGAACAGCGCATCGTGAACTTTTAATGCGCCAGGCGATACTGCGCAGCCTCTGCAGTAATCTGCGGAAACTGAGCACCCATCGCCGCGGACAAGGCCATCGCCGCGGACAGCGGGCGGACCATAACCACGAAGTCGTCGATCAAGCCGTTCTCGTCGAGGTGGAGGAAATCGCATCCGTTGATCGTCTTGCCGTCGATCATCGCTTCGAAAATAAGCGCATGGTCGCGTTCATCGCCGCTCTCGATCGTCTCCGTGTAGTGAAAATTCTCGAATACGCGGAGGACGCCATGCAGGATGGCCGACGTAATCGCCTTACCGTCATAGGGTTCGAACGCAACCGGGCTGGTGAATCGCACGTTCTCGGCGAGGAGTGCCTCCACTGCGCTGTGATCGCCGGCTTCGACGGCATCTGTGAACTTCCGCATGATAAATAGCCGACGTCAGTTGACGGTCAGCTTTCCGACGTTCGTCGTGCAGTAGATCGGAACGGCGATGTTGATCAACGTGCGGGACTGGGCGTCGTCGAGTCCGGTCGTTTCCGCAATCTTGACTCTGGTGGCGTCGAGGCTGGTGTCGCCGGACAGCTCGTCGCAGGCGGTGCGAGCCGCCGCGACTCGATCTTCGGTGCTCCCGAAGCTGATGTCCTGGCTTTCGAGCGCCTGAAGGTACGCGGTGTCCTGGACGTTGCCCACCGCAGCCGACGCGGTGGCCT
This region of Rhodococcus sp. PAMC28707 genomic DNA includes:
- a CDS encoding DUF732 domain-containing protein, translated to MKRTAAMKRTVAMSAFCGLVLFVGACSDNDTENANSTDASASSTREIASSVASEVQGSASAAASSVKATASAAVGNVQDTAYLQALESQDISFGSTEDRVAAARTACDELSGDTSLDATRVKIAETTGLDDAQSRTLINIAVPIYCTTNVGKLTVN
- a CDS encoding roadblock/LC7 domain-containing protein, with product MNSVGAPETPRALDWLVSGFARDVPGVSHAIIVSADGLLSAASSHLPLDRADQLAAVTSGLASLSAGASRLFDGGAVLQSVVEMENGYLLLMGVGSGAYLAALAVAGCDIGQIGFEMVTLVDRVGTTMDIAPRSGRDT
- a CDS encoding ATP-binding protein, which codes for MKHDAQTTSWWSIGEWRLGWKVIAVFAVPMLVAVLFGGLRIQSELTDAADLNTSAERTFAVPAALRLEQALKAVTVAASSGADTGTATARATTALQEFGVAANVFRTDASLSNLVDKAMQDSRALIDEVPTSPERPIQLVARYSQVSTELWIPFADLLSKSELPLLRERGAELTPLWGARRTLANQHILYGTGDLDPQMRTIFASTAGAELASLGGLIPLAVPGGVLPPTGTAGGEDPMAGLNSLKASTQGRLGAIGATPSTSPLSREIGLGLQASSDQYDAITDAAIARFVPTVIAETSAAQSAALRDAALVVGTVLAALVLALVISRSLVEPIQRLRFAALTAARHGLPEAIERIRAGERIVDLEIPRVPVETHEEIGQLARAVDDMHGQAITLAGEQATLRRQVNDMFETLSRRNKSLVEQQLVLIEQLEKDEDDPNRLENLFRLDHIAARMRRNSDNLLILSGNEGRRARTAPIALADALRASASGVEDYLRVELGQILSAVVSGQASADVVHLVTELLDNALRYSPPETTVTIDAARTNDGSVLVEITDLGIGMSPDDLLDANRRLSSGGEMSPDTARHMGLFVVSRISSRYGISVRLRPSAGISDRSGITAMVHLPIALLEASRDTAIRTSTAALASQARAASPVQSVAAGAPTSSQGALPYQAASVHNAEAAVASGNWLPHRQSPQPVATTMPPAFSAAPAAFASQASPVALPMVNGLPRRTPGSSGVPGTANAFTTQPIAPPPPTPEIAVAQPDTGEFPAARPMPRAPFGAPNPNVTAAFFSSRPRDSTPRRIPTPPRETTPPRDWTPPRDPTPPRETTPPRDWTPPRDPTPPRETTPPRDWTPPRDPTPPRETTPPRDWTPPRDPTPPPAGVFSANAPEAGSDVRPPASPIFAGMVSEWLIDPTDDKTGATNGSIWTTEADEGWVAAHASTDRPSSKMADSGLPIRDRGARLVPGAVKPTNGSTRSGSHRQRVDPETIRRGWSDYQSGLSRGRRHISSENNTALHSITHVQNDEGEQ
- a CDS encoding ATP/GTP-binding protein; its protein translation is MDFGNSDAPSRVTSTKIVIAGGFGVGKTTLVGTVSEIVPLRTEAMVTDASDGIDHLSSTPNKETTTVAMDFGRISLADDLVLYLFGTPGQRRFWFMWDDLITGAIGAVILVDTRRLEDSFAAVDFFEARGLPFIVAVNRFDDAPVHATNDLRQALALSDHVPMIDIDARNRESSKQALITITEYALERIAATASL
- a CDS encoding MHYT domain-containing protein codes for the protein MSDEMNHFSMGLWLLGLAFAVAVSGSVIGLACARHGMATTRPAVRMRWFFMGALSIGGVGIWLMHFVAMLGFAVPGSPLRYSLTWTIISAVIAVIVVFAGLYVLGTEFNWSRLLASGFLIGMAISVMHYTGMQALQFQGQINYNSLFVVLSFVIGVVGATAALWFTMVMGSTTLRLIAGPVMGLAVVGMHYTGMAAVELVSDTSASAPVGLALFPFIFPVFVLGLLALAVPIVAVLTVRDREIARMDATSDDLADEAREFADQ
- a CDS encoding nuclear transport factor 2 family protein, with amino-acid sequence MRKFTDAVEAGDHSAVEALLAENVRFTSPVAFEPYDGKAITSAILHGVLRVFENFHYTETIESGDERDHALIFEAMIDGKTINGCDFLHLDENGLIDDFVVMVRPLSAAMALSAAMGAQFPQITAEAAQYRLAH
- a CDS encoding DUF742 domain-containing protein, with amino-acid sequence MPQNYSEHADPEPSLVRSYAITEGRTKPSIDLPLEAIVATVEDVIASGLAPEDIRSSIVALCGQRISIAEIGAYLGVPIGVARVLVADLVVSGALKVQATLRSDATAVERRELIERTLRGLRQL